GATGTAGTCCTAAAGGGACTCGTCCGATCCTTGGCAAcaactccggagatcccaggagttgccggggcgcgtgtacgtgccctggaagtttcctatgaatatctccttcaggtcattCCAGCAACGGATCCATcatgaagggatatgttcctgCCAGGCTCGCGctgagtcggccagaaagagtggtaggttgcggatgatgaacaggtcatcgtccgccctgccggcttgacatgcaagccggtagtcgctgagccataccccgGGGTTCGTCTTCCCTGAGTACTTGGCCACGTTCGTCGGTTACCTGAAGCGCGGTGGAaacggcgcgttcaggatgcgcgcggagaaggcccggggccccgccgggtcggggctcgggctgcggtcttcttcgctgtcgtagcgcccgctgCGGTGGATGTGGTAGCTgcgatctaccccgtcctccctatcCGCACGGGAGCACCTCCGCGCGTCCAAGGTGTCGCGAGCATCGCGGACGGGGCCGACACGTCGATGAACGGATCGAGCCCCTCCTCCTACGAGCGGTGGTGTCcgccgggcggacgcggcctggtttTCCCTAGGAAGAGGCtcgtggacagactccccccgtctcTCTGGGGGTGCATTGGGCGCCGCTCTGCTGGCATTCTGctcgcgtcgccgggacgcggagctttccgcctgctggacagtggcgcactcgagcaggtcgtgcacctcttggcgcgcccgtcgctcctcgggcgtcgctagCTTGGGGAGTCACCGGAGTagggccgccgcggcagcgatgttctggctggcgcgagcgaagagctgTTCTTCGACTGTGCAGaggcgctgctggacgtcgcgcgcccgctgTCGTGCTCCGCCTTCgtggcgggggcgctcgacctcttgGCGGGACGCCGCGTGCGCCTCCGGCTGCCGAGGGCGCTCCGGGGCCTTGCCAAGGGCCCCGGTCGTAGCCGCGACGCGCGGAGGGGGAGTCCTCTGTCTCcctccggcgccgtcgtcgttggatACCTCGGAGTGCACGTTGGCCATGAaacactcacgcgaggggtggtggctcccgttgtcggagccggcgtcggagatcgtcctcgccacgcctacgagctcgttgctcacgggcgacacggtcatggaccgtgtCAGGAGGCGATCGTAAGTCACCGCGGCATTGCGCAACCCGAAGAGCCGACTCCCTGGGAAGGGCCCTCCGGCGTgcgcctggccgctcgccgctgtcccggcggTGGAGCCGGGGATGGTGGGACGAGCaggcaagacgaggagagggatcagctcgatcccctccccggtggcgaggaagtccaggctcccgaagcggatcagggagcccggagcgaagctggcgtcgtggctggccatctgaagccggagatgtacgtgcaaaggtcccctacctggcgcgccaactgtcgttgttgagatttgcggatcaagactttagactagtaaatttcttttatgcacgtaaggcttcagatggtggcgtgggagacacggggttagactggttcgggcgaaagaaggccctacgtccagtatcgaggctgctcatgtcacccacgcggggttctgtagtaggggttaaaggtgggcgagagagggaactgatcccaggtctcttgagtacGCTCGTGCTCTAAGTCAGTGTGGGAGTGTTCTATTCGCTTCCCAGTGTCCCccgtctcaggacccccggtcctccttttatagcgcaagagggagctcggggttacagttgagccaggcATCAGGAGAAGAAGTAGAAAGGATAAGCCAAGTACAAAATAACATAAGGAGAGGGTCCTAGGGCCGCCACTCTCGCTTcggcctccggtccctgtcagcgcgtccgtcgAGGGAGGGCAAtttcttcccgatcttgtcgatgatctccctggtcgccatcgccgtcgagcatgatgatgagcctcagcctcggcatctatgcccgccggggaggaaggccgattctgttgcccTGCTGATTACCGTGagacccggacgtcgcatccctatcatcgggagcacggggcgcgagagcaagcgatgcgccctCCTGTGCTGTTTGGCACGGGTCATGAGTACTCTGTGGCAAATCAGAGTGAGCTGTGGCCACTGCAGCTTGCGCTGCACGGCCGCGCATAGGTATTCGtgaccggttacgttggggacgccgctccctttcggcttgacagggccgcggcgcatttatggcgaggtcgatagggggacccacgagatcggcgccctgatcctccagtccgcgcccgaggcggatattcGTCTGGTGGACCCGAGCGAGCCCGACCCCCGcgtccagggtcgggcgagacggagttttTGCGGTGGGGGtcaggcactcccgaccccggccctctgggtcgggcaaggcggagtttagtcttcaaggggtcgggagcgtccgaccccgggactccgggtcgggcgaggcggaacgtggcctctccctctcatattgggctgacggcaatttcgctaccttagatgggcctgggcctttaagtTCTGTTGATTTCGTGGGCTAGGGGATAtcgttgatatttccccccaacactactcctctgatcttttgtttgaaggctAGGTACTTGACTCGCTTACTTAGGTTTAgttcaagatctttgttcaacccTACTAGAGAAGTTTATAGTCACctgacttgctcgaggacgagcaagagctaagcgtggtaggattgttgacgctcattattaacacacttttagtgctatttaactagtgttttcatgcttaatcttatattaacccaccacttggcacctgaaataaccccattattgcatatatgTTGTATCTTGGAGTATATTGCTTTATGACAGGAAATACGatataatcaagggggtttgcataaagatcttaatggatatttggtcATAGGTCGTCGAGGAAAGCTAgcaagaggaaggagaggaccagaagggccaagaagggcccaggccgattggcctgggacCCTctgggccgattggcctggcccATTCCAGGGCTTGGTCGACCTcccatttcttcagcgtgaagtctatGATGATGTCTAGAGTTTTTTCACCAACATTGACCCAGAGCCACTGCCtatgggagactataaatacctcctCATGATCTACAAGAAGCCACGCGATGCGGAGCatcagaggaggaaggaacctcccaagctgatcggcttggaggtgcccaaGCCGATCGACTTGGGGCTTTTCTGCCCCCGTTCGTTGTCGTCttcggtccagttgatctacagaGCGATCTTTACCCAGAATTctatcaacatgtgtaagatcatgggatAAAATCTCTatttgtcctcggggttgtatggagatcttgatttgtaatcgctgaACCTCCTGTTTAAGATCTAAttgttatttatcatatcttgatgatgctctttcatgtaatggctagccagtgctactttgggttgcttatttgcttacctaggacgatcatcaagccgtgttcttatcgttcaatatttgagtaccctcgtgtagtgacaatgtgcgagagggaaagtgttgggcatggttcacatccactcacaataacacttagatccagttcttcatgcatggtgattacatctacaagtaatcatagatccctaggacaagcgttttatctatcttgtttacattcATATTATCTATCTGCTTTAATCTAAGTCACTAGTTCTTCTGTTAGATCAAACTTAACAAAGAACCTTCGGTaacatagattagtgcttagttgggcatgcaaatccacttgttccacagattgataaaccttgggagattactctaagggaagagctacaacagatccgtacgcttgcggttcataaattgacgtgctaactgccgtcaacatgGCTGTGGTTCAGTGGCAAAATTGtgttgttgtactttgtgatTGTTGTGCTAGTTTTGCTGCATTGGTTCTTCAAAATCATAAATGTTCCATGGGTGTTGTTTCCAATCTTTTTCAAAATCATAACCTTCTTCATGATAGTACTCCTCCATTCCCTCAATTTGGCCTTCATTGGACCACTGCTGATGGTACTGTGTTCCAAGTGGATTAACAATGTACTGATCATTTCTCTGAGCTATCACACTAGGTGAAGGTGCCATTGGATTCTTTTTATAGTTTTCATGATCCATTTGAAAAAAATCTAATCTTCGGTGCTGAGGAATTTGGTAGTGCATAAATTTTGGGGTTTCAGAGATAGCTTTACCCTTAAAATTGGAGCCTTTGTCTTCCACTAGAGGAGTTGGCTATTTTGCACTAGCATCATCAATAAACTTCAAAATTTTGTCCAAACTTCCTTGAATTGACTTGTTTTGAGCATCTTGGTCCTTCATGAACTTGTCCAATGTGCGACGAAGTCCATCAACTTCCACTGCAGTGGCATACAGACCCTTCTCACCAGCTTCCCCTGTAGTCACCATCCCCTTCCTGTGGAATCGGTTTGATTACCCTCCCCAATATGTTCCACAGAAGAATCTACCACCTCTTGAGACACGGATTTGGTTGAGGAATTTCACACAAGAACAAGTCTTTCAACCCTGACCAAAGAGTGTCTCCCGCCATCGCCTCCGCAGTAAGAAATCAACACACAGCTCACAGAATTTTACACAAGAATAAAGCCTTGGAACCCTTGCTGGTGTGAAATCAACCGCCAGTGATGGGGAAAATTGGGGTTTTCTCCACAGAACTAGGTGGAAGGGTGGGATTTTAATCGAGTGAGTCGAAACCAACATGCCAATCAAACTGGACCTAGAAGATGTGGCTCTGGAAGTAGACAAATCCACCCGAGGATGGATGGCTCCGGATACCTTTGTCAGGAGTTGACAAACGCCGAGAGGAAAAGAAGATGAATTCGTAAGATTTAGAACAAGAGGAGAAGAACAAAACCAAATTGAAGGAGCAGTAGCTGCAGTCTTTACTGATGAAGATCCAGATACACAATAATTGCTAGGGAGACGATGATAAGCTAGCTACTACTACTCTACCAGCTACTAGGGTTCCGATAATGTTCTTCGATGCCTATTACAGCAGAGGGCCAAGTCCTAAATAGTATGGACTGGTCAATTAAGTAAGCATAATGTTTAATTAACTAAAGCACTGTTTATGGTCCGAAAATAGAGATCAGCAACGCATTAGGCGCAATAAAGTGTTGTGTTTGATGACAGCCCTCCAATCCACGATGCACGGTCCTCACGTAGTCGCTGAAGCGTAACGATGATTGCCGACTTCTTCATGTGAAGCTTAACTAATGACCACTCCGAATGGCGATGGTTTGCTGCTCCTGACAGCCGGTGGCGTCGTGTGCCTGGTGGGCCTTCTGCGATGCGCTGTGCGACTGGTTGGTAGACAGCCCAGTCGTACCTAGCCGACCTGTCTCCACCTTATCGAAAGAGTTGGGCCAATGCTCAAGTGAATATAGCATTAGGCTCCTGCGCTTTTCTTCTCCGTCATTTGTACAAACGCTGGgtcccctcaaaaaaaaatgtacaaaCGCTGGCTTTGTTGCCAATGCTCAAGTGAATATAGCATTTGAATTCAGGTATCTGAGCCACTGAAAAGGGCAAAATAAGTAGGCCATATCGAAGGCAAAACCACAGACAACATGCTTTCTTCTGACCTTAAAATACTTGAAAGCACAGAAAGTTGTAGGACATCAAAGATTGACCCATTGAGAAGTTGAGTCGTATGCAGTAGCAGGCATTGAGCAAAATACTGAATTCTTACAGTGTTCACTTTTCTTCTGTCTACTACAAACAAAAATGACTTCAAACTAGATCTGACGAGACCATCATAGTATGCTGACACTACTCAGGTGAAATACAGGATAAATGTAACACAAATATATTTAGGTCATCCGTTGCGCAGCCTCCTTGGCAAGCAGCTTTTCCCTGGCCTTGGTTTTCGCCTGTGATTTGGAGCCCATTACACCACCGCCCCACTTCTTCCTGACCTCATCAAACTTGTCGTTAAAGTTCGCCTGGTTAAAGAACACTTTCCAGTCAGTCAACAAATCAATAGAACTTGGTTGGAATACAAAGAAATAAAGTCATGACTCTGTACCTTAATAGCCTCAAGGACCTTGCTGAACTCAAGTTTGTCCTCGTTCTTGACAGTGGTTAGGCATAGAACTGATGCGGTCTTCTTGTGAACAATCTACAGTCAATTGTTTGTTAGCTTGTAGCCTGTTTTTAGCAGCCTTTTAAcatgtaaaaaagaaaataggagCTGTAAGCCGAAATAATACCGATCCAAGGCGTGCTTTTCCCTTGACAATGCAGTATGGaacctccattttcctgcaaagGGCTGGAAGCCACACAACTAGCTCAATAGGATCAACATCATGAGCAATGACAACAAGCTGGGCCTTGTTCTGCAAGAAAAAATGAACATCAATTTTATCTGCCCAAAGTCAACCGTCCATAAGAGAAGTAAAATACAAACATAAAAGATGTGGACGCACATGCCTGCTCAATGAGGTAAGTCACATGGTTAAGGCCATACTTCACAACTATTGGTTTCTTTGCCTCAACAGTTTTCCCTTCAGCTTCAGCCTGGGCCCTCTTCAAAAGTCTCTCCTTCTTGGCAGCTTTGTCTTCAGGGCGGTACTTAAGAAGCATCTTGAACAAGTTGGTTGCTGAAATAAAAACAGATCAAATATATGCATGTTTAACTAAAGAAAAGGATTACTGACAAGTTTACAACTTCAAACATACAAGCACCAGTATATATGGCCCAACCCATAGCCTCCCTTACACCACTTCCTCCAAAGCATCTGGTAAAAACAAATGAGCagacaagcaaccaaacacttTGCCTACCCAGCTACATGAGTGTGCCAGTGCTACTCCATAACTGATACAATCCGCATTTCACCAGGTCCATCATTCTCAAGCATAAATGACCCAAACTCTACTACTGTCATTCTCAAGTATTAGACTTATTAGGTGCATGATACCTAGTAACCAGGAAAGCATAACGTGGAGCTTGTTGTGTACAACAAAAGGAAACTATTTTACTACAAGAACCATACAATTCACATTTGTTTGTCCAGATGGTCCAGTTGGGTCTGCAAATGACAATTACACACTACTGCCAGTTCTCTTGCCCAAAACTGCTCCCCCACACCATTGATAGAACTTAGCAACTCAAACAATTGAACTTCTCAAATACACCAACCAGTCCCCAACAGTCAATTAATCACTAAAAATCAAATACTGCTTGTAATATGGCAACAAAAAACATTATAGCTTTACTAACAACCATCACAAATTCTAGCTATAAGCCTATAACATCATGATTGAGAGGCTGTGTATGGATGAGAGGTATACCAAGGTTCTTGTCGAGGGTACGGGTGAACTGGTTGAGTGCCGGGGGCACCTTAAGCCGCTGCTTGAGGAtgcggcgctggcgctggaTGCGCACGACCTTGGGCCACTTCACGAAGCGGTGGAGATCCTTCTTCGGCGGCAGTGCGCCCCCGATTCCAAACTGCTTCGGCCTCTTCTCGAACAGCGGGTTCGTCACCTTCTCCtgcacccaccaaccaaaagcACCATGAACCAGATGAAACAAAACAAGAAAGGCATAGGCGGCATGCGCTCGGTAAAGATTGTAAGAATCCGTGGCGTACCGGCTTCTTCTTCGCCGGAACCGGCGCCTTGCCGCCTCGCTTCGGGGCCTGCAAAGATTTGCCGATTCACACATCATAATTAGGATCACTATATCAAACTGCAGCGAAACCTAACATAGCTCGCAAAAAGATCCATGTCAACTAGTTCAAAATTTCACAAAGAAATAGATCAGGAAACATTTAAGGGGTCGCAACCAGCGAATTAGATAGGTAAACCGAGAAGAGTCGCGTACCATTTTGCCGGCGGCTGCTTGGATCGAGCGAAGAGACGGCCGGCGaggacggagggagggagaggggggcggcggcgacctgtGTGTTTAGAAGCCGCGCAGCAGATTTCGGATGTGGGCACTAGGGTTTTGGAGGTGGCATTCGGGCCAGGCCAACCGGCCCAGTATCATTTTAGATCCAAACGATCCAGTTGGCAAGAAGATGGTTATTGAAGGATTGGGCTCTATTGAGCTGGGCTGCAGTGGGTTGTATAAAATATAGTGCAGAAATTTATCTAAATATATCATTCAGTAAAAAATATAGCAACGGTCCTTAAAATACTATATTTTCAGTAATTAGTATTAAAAATAGTGGTAATTAAACATACATAAGAATAGGACCCTTCACCCTCCCTACATTGGATGACTTCTCAAAAAGTACCATATACTTACGTTCATGTGCTCTCAACCTTTAAGACACCATCCAAATATTCATGAAAAGTTATGAGAAGCAATGGTGCTGTCTACTTTGAAAATTTTCCTTTCTTATCTCATCCTGCAGCCGTTGTTGGGCTAACAGTTTTGTGAGTGCTTACATTGTCGTGATTATTTAAATGCTATTCTGAAGGTTATGAACACTTGAACGGAAAAATGTTTGGCAGAAGTTTCAATAAATTGTCGAATAAAAAAGTAATTTCTTTCATGGAAGTGTTTCAATCGCCCTATCATGTGCTGAAAAGATGGAAAAAGGCCTAATTTTTAACGAaaaaacaagtatccgcctAGTTTTctaatattaaaaaataatactGCATCCAAATGGTAAACGATTTTGTTTGTCCTAAGTCCAACGTCTAACTTTAACCAAGTGTTTATAAAAGCATATTAGATCTACAATGCCAAAGCAAATGCAATACCCATATATATTTTATAATGAATTTAATGAACTTAATTTTATGGTGTAGGTGTTGGTGcacttttctataaatttggtcaaaattacaaaagtttgacttagaaaAAACCGAAATTTCTTATCTATTTCGAAATGGAAGGACTTTATTGGAAGGACTCTCAGGGTTTAAAGCTGGGATGAATGAGTCTTATGTGTTTCATTCAAGCAATTGTCAAGCTTGGAGGGATCCCCTGGTTGCTACTAAATTTGTCTCTCAAATCCAAATGGTGACTTTAGCGTATAGGCCGTGAAAGGGCCTCTAGCTTAGTGGTTAGAATATCTGAGTAGCATCCAGTAAGCTGTGCTCGACTTCCCGTGAGAACGAATTAAACAtgtttggaataaaaaaattataaaaaaataggcaGGGGCTTCCCGCTTCCTGCTGACTTTGGTCAAAAAGCATATAGGCCCTGTGATGTCAACATTTTGCACTATGGAACATGCATGCAGCATCGTGGCAATGATAGggccaaaaaaaaagttgttctTATTTTTCAAATGTTTGTGTGAGAGTAATATCGTTGGCTATACCTTAACTACCGTATTGGTTTTCTGTGGTATTGAGATGATACATAACTGTTTGAATTTATACACTTGTCAAGAAGTAGTTGAAATTAAGTTAAAATGCTATCGAGAAGATCTAGGTGATAATGGAAGATCACATAACAATGGTTCGGAAATAGCCATTAACAGAAGCATGAGGCGGTGCCAAAATGGAGCCGCCTTTCAATTCTGCAGATCTCTCTTGTGTGGTTGCTGAAAGTTCCTTCAGATTTACTTTATTCAGATTTTGCAAACAACAATGTTTGATGCAACTGCAATACAACATATGTTTCTCCAATTGGAGTAATTCTATTATCGCTCCCGCCAAATAAATCAAAATTTGGACGCCCACATGTCCAAGGCGAAACTTATTTCTTCATTGGACCATTTCGCCGTCAGTAACCAAAAAACGAAAAAGTCAATCAGAATGGCTCAATTCCTTTTCCTATCATGAAGATGGTAGAAGAGGCCTCAGTTTGGCTTGGTAACCTCATGAATAGCATTGGCCAAATAGGCGACATTCCCTGTAGTTACACCAGCCATACTATAGAAGGAAACATAACAAATGTAGGTCGAAGTCATTCAGCCGTTGCAGAGAAATGTATTAAGAAATCAGAGTTAGAAACTAGGTCAAATATTTCCCTACCTTATCCTCCCATTGCGAGTCATGTAGATATGGAATTCACTTGTCAATAGATCAACTTGTTCAGGCGTCATACCACTGTAGCAGAACATTCCAATC
Above is a genomic segment from Setaria viridis chromosome 4, Setaria_viridis_v4.0, whole genome shotgun sequence containing:
- the LOC117853027 gene encoding large ribosomal subunit protein eL8y, translated to MAPKRGGKAPVPAKKKPEKVTNPLFEKRPKQFGIGGALPPKKDLHRFVKWPKVVRIQRQRRILKQRLKVPPALNQFTRTLDKNLATNLFKMLLKYRPEDKAAKKERLLKRAQAEAEGKTVEAKKPIVVKYGLNHVTYLIEQNKAQLVVIAHDVDPIELVVWLPALCRKMEVPYCIVKGKARLGSIVHKKTASVLCLTTVKNEDKLEFSKVLEAIKANFNDKFDEVRKKWGGGVMGSKSQAKTKAREKLLAKEAAQRMT